The nucleotide sequence CGTGCGCTCACGGCGCTCCATGCGCGCGCGCTCGGTGAGGGCCTCGGGCGTGTTGCCGAGGAACAGGTCGTGGATCCGCTTGATGGTGGTCAGCGTGATGGCGGCCTGCTTCTTCGCGCCCTGCGATTCCTCGCGAATGTAGTCGCAGGCGGCCTTGTGGTTCCGGACCTCCAGCACCACGGGAATCATGGAGGCTTCGGCACTGGTGCGTGCGGGGAACAGCGCCGCCATCAACTCCTGATGGGTGTAGACCACGCCCTCCAGCGCGGCGTCGTGGTAGATCCACGACATCTCGAACTTCTCGAGGAACTCGCGCGCGGGCGCCTTGTCCTTGTAGATGTCGAGGTACTCGCGCAGCGCCTCGTTCTTCTCGTCGATGTCCTGGTAGCGTTCCTTCACGGACTGCGGCTCCTTCTTGCTCCGGGCCTCCGCGGGCGCTGTCCGGGAGCGTGCGCCGGGCGGTACAACGGCACGCGGATTCTAGAAATTCCAAGCGTTTGGAACAAATAAATCCCCACACTACAGGTTGACGAGGAACACCTCGCACGCCTGGTCGAGCAAATCTTTGGACAAAGCGGGGGGGAGCTGGCGGTAGCGGGCGGCGTCCTTGATGAGCGACACCAGGTCGCGGGGATGGCAGGCGCGCAGGTGCATGCTGCGGGGCTTGTAATAGTGCTCCAGCAGGTAGGTGACGGCCTGCTCCACGTACGGGATGCCCGCGGCCTCGCAGACGCGGCGGAAGATTTCCCGGTACGTCTCCTCGTCCGGGTCGCCCACCTCAATCTTGTACTTGATGCGGCGCAGGAAGGCTTCGTCCACCAGCTCCTTGGGGTCCAGATTGGTGGAGAAGACCAGGAGCTGATCGAACGGGATCTCGAACTTCTTGCCGGTGTGCAGGGTGAGGAAGTCCACCCGCTTCTCCAGCGGGACGATCCACCGGTTGAGCAGGTCCGTGGGGTGCACCTTCTGACGGCCGAAGTCGTCGATGAGGAGCATGCCGCCGTTGGCCTTCACCTGGAACGGCGCCTCGTAGAAGCGCGTGCCCTCCGAGTAGATGAGGTCCAGCGTCTCCAGCGTCAGCTCGCCGCCCACCACCACCGAGGGGCGCCGGCACAGCAGCCAGCGGTGGTCCATCTCGAAGGTCTGCCGGCGGCCAGACTGGTCCCGCCCCATCTCCAGCGGCACCGGCGTGTGGATGAGCCGGTCGTAGACCTTGATGATCTGGTTGTCGATCTCCAGGCAGTGGGGGACGAACACCTCACCGCCGAACATGTGGGAGATGGCTTCAGCCAGGCTCGTCTTGCCGTTGCCCGGCGCGCCGAACAGGAACAGCGAGCGCCCCGAGTTCACCGCGGGGCCCAGCTTATCCATCAGCTCCGCGGAGACGGTGAGGTGGCTGAGCGCCATCACCAGGTCCTCCTGGCTGACGACGGGCGTCTCCTCGGTCTGGCTGCTGATGAGCGCGTTGTACTGCTCGATGGGCACCGGCGCGGGGCCCACGTACGTGCTGCGCGTGAGCGCGTCGCGCGCGTACTCGCGGCCCTTCTCGGTGAGGATGAACTCCACGGAGGCGCGGCCGAAGCCCTTGCCGCCCCGCAGGTCCACCAGCTTCTCCGTCGTGAGGAAGTCCACCACCTGCTCGACGACGCCCGTCCACGGCAGGCGCATCTCGTCGGCGATGCCCATCCCCGTGCCGTTTCCCGTGTAATACAGGTACTTCAGCGCGATGTCGGACAGCAGGCCCATCTTGAGCCCGGTGTCCTCCAGCGACTTCGGCTCGCCCGGGGCGATGTCGAGAATGGCTGGGTTCTCAAGCTTGAACGGATTGTCTTCGAACGAATACCCGGCGGGAGCCATCGGGTGGGGTTGTACTCGATTTCCTCCCGCCGCCGGGATGTCACGGGGATGTCGTCAAACGTAGGTGAGCCAGTCGGCGTACTTCGGTTCCTGGCCGCGGACGACGCGGAAGTACGTGTCCTGGACGAACCGGGTGATGGGGCCGGGCTTGCCGGCGCCGACCTGGCGGTCATCCACCTCGCGCACGGGGGTGATCTCCGCGGCGGTGCCGGTGAAGAAGATCTCGTTGCCGATGTAGAGGGCGTCGCGCGTGAAGGTGACCTCCTCCACGGGGCGGCCGCTGTCGCGCAAGAGGCGCAGCACGGTGTCGCGGGTGATGCCATCCAGGATGGGCGACGAGAGGGGCGGCGTCTTGATGATGCCCTTCTTGTTCACCATGAAGAGGTTCTCGCCGGAGGCCTCGGCGACGAAGCCGCTGATGTCCAGCATGATGGCCTCGTCGTAACCCGCGAGCACCACCTCGCGCTTGGCGAGGATGGAGTTGACGTACTGGCCGGTGATCTTCCCGCGCACCATGTTGACGTTCACGTGCATGCGGGTGAACGAGCTGACCTTGGCGCGGATGCCCTCGCGGATGCCCTTGTCGCCCAGGTACGCGCCCCA is from Myxococcaceae bacterium JPH2 and encodes:
- a CDS encoding ATP-binding protein; amino-acid sequence: MAPAGYSFEDNPFKLENPAILDIAPGEPKSLEDTGLKMGLLSDIALKYLYYTGNGTGMGIADEMRLPWTGVVEQVVDFLTTEKLVDLRGGKGFGRASVEFILTEKGREYARDALTRSTYVGPAPVPIEQYNALISSQTEETPVVSQEDLVMALSHLTVSAELMDKLGPAVNSGRSLFLFGAPGNGKTSLAEAISHMFGGEVFVPHCLEIDNQIIKVYDRLIHTPVPLEMGRDQSGRRQTFEMDHRWLLCRRPSVVVGGELTLETLDLIYSEGTRFYEAPFQVKANGGMLLIDDFGRQKVHPTDLLNRWIVPLEKRVDFLTLHTGKKFEIPFDQLLVFSTNLDPKELVDEAFLRRIKYKIEVGDPDEETYREIFRRVCEAAGIPYVEQAVTYLLEHYYKPRSMHLRACHPRDLVSLIKDAARYRQLPPALSKDLLDQACEVFLVNL
- a CDS encoding branched-chain amino acid transaminase, coding for MSSTSTSTLRANHIWLDGKFVAWDEGKVPVMTHALHYGLGVFEGIRAYKTHDGRLAVFRLREHIQRLLDSAHICMLKLPYSEDDLVEATLELLRRQRDLFANGAYLRPIVFMGDGAMGLGAVNPTRAAITAWDWGAYLGDKGIREGIRAKVSSFTRMHVNVNMVRGKITGQYVNSILAKREVVLAGYDEAIMLDISGFVAEASGENLFMVNKKGIIKTPPLSSPILDGITRDTVLRLLRDSGRPVEEVTFTRDALYIGNEIFFTGTAAEITPVREVDDRQVGAGKPGPITRFVQDTYFRVVRGQEPKYADWLTYV